In a genomic window of Candidatus Chazhemtobacterium aquaticus:
- a CDS encoding penicillin-binding protein produces MMRRYGRYSSWSRRGNRFGRQIGNFKKWLTPVRLAKLMFVGLVVGTLAMFGLFAWYSRDLPNPNEIQRDRGFSTQILDREGKVVLFDVYEEENRKFTPIEEIPDDLKKATVAIEDKDFYKHQGFDVLGMVRGMSRLFTRGRAQGGSTLTQQLVKNVLLTSDRSISRKLKELVLAVQIERKFSKDEILQMYLNEAPYGGTAWGISAAAQQYFAKEPKDLDLTESIILAGMPQAPSRYSPYGKDPLAYVARATAVARRMREEGFISEEQEKEVVDKLPGVSFLSEKSSIKAPHFVMYVKDQLEEMYGEEMVTGGGLKVTTSLNWELQEAAQNIVAEEIEKVVDTLAISNGASVAVDANSGEILSMVGSKDFFAEDIDGQVNVTLSLRQPGSAIKPVTYATAFAEGYWPGKTLVDVVTEFPGGNGEKYEPKNYDGEEHGPVHLREALGSSLNIPAVKLLALVGVKDNLEMAYKMGFSTLEPSKENLSRLGLSMTLGGGEVRLIEMASAYASFANGGNRVEPVSILKVEDRNGKVLFEHKAPGKKQVMDEKVAFLINNVLSDNNARLITFGANSLINIRGANVAVKTGTTNDMRDNWAVGWTKKVVVGVWVGNNDNSPMKAVASGVSGASPIWRRQMLEVIDLYGDPPFDPPSGVEQVSLDRISGYPAHDNFDSYTDWAIKGTLPTTEDPIHVMLPVCPGQPDKLATEVMVGQNNFDRKEFIILKESDPLTGDNLWQKAIDRWVAAQGDTRYHPPTEYCGQVEGLHVTISEPGNESKYDSNEVTIKAKVFSNERIEWVDLYLNGNKEWRWEEGPYEKTFTLEQGVYDLRIHARNSAGIQNEANVVFGVKVDPKEENEEAEPTPSLTVVPSLPVEVE; encoded by the coding sequence ATGATGCGCAGGTATGGTCGTTATAGTAGTTGGTCGAGAAGAGGAAATAGGTTTGGTCGACAGATTGGTAACTTCAAGAAATGGTTAACGCCGGTGAGGTTGGCCAAACTTATGTTTGTGGGCTTGGTGGTGGGAACACTGGCTATGTTTGGATTGTTTGCTTGGTACTCGCGCGACTTGCCCAACCCAAATGAGATTCAACGGGATAGGGGTTTTTCTACTCAGATTTTAGACCGTGAGGGTAAAGTCGTTTTGTTTGATGTATACGAGGAAGAGAATCGAAAGTTTACGCCGATTGAGGAGATACCAGATGACTTAAAGAAGGCAACGGTGGCGATTGAGGATAAGGATTTTTATAAACACCAAGGATTTGATGTTTTAGGCATGGTTCGAGGTATGAGCCGGTTGTTTACCAGAGGAAGAGCTCAGGGAGGATCAACATTGACTCAGCAGCTGGTTAAAAATGTTTTGTTGACTAGTGATAGGAGTATTAGCCGTAAGTTGAAGGAATTGGTGTTGGCAGTACAGATAGAGAGGAAGTTTAGCAAGGATGAGATTCTGCAGATGTATTTGAATGAGGCTCCTTATGGAGGAACAGCCTGGGGAATCTCGGCAGCGGCTCAGCAGTATTTTGCTAAGGAGCCTAAAGACCTTGATTTGACTGAGTCGATAATTCTGGCCGGAATGCCTCAGGCGCCTAGTCGGTATTCCCCTTATGGCAAGGATCCGTTGGCTTATGTTGCCAGAGCAACGGCGGTAGCAAGAAGAATGAGGGAGGAAGGGTTTATCAGTGAGGAGCAGGAGAAGGAGGTGGTGGATAAGCTTCCTGGGGTAAGTTTCTTGTCTGAAAAAAGCTCGATTAAGGCGCCACATTTCGTGATGTATGTTAAGGATCAGTTGGAGGAGATGTATGGAGAGGAGATGGTAACGGGGGGAGGATTGAAGGTAACCACTAGTTTGAATTGGGAGTTGCAGGAAGCGGCACAAAATATAGTGGCAGAGGAGATTGAGAAAGTAGTTGATACGCTGGCGATCAGTAACGGGGCGAGTGTAGCCGTTGATGCTAATAGTGGTGAGATCTTGTCGATGGTGGGCTCAAAAGATTTTTTTGCGGAAGATATCGACGGACAAGTAAACGTGACCTTGTCCTTGAGACAACCGGGATCAGCGATCAAGCCAGTCACTTACGCAACCGCTTTTGCTGAAGGGTATTGGCCTGGAAAAACCTTGGTTGATGTGGTGACTGAGTTTCCGGGGGGAAATGGAGAGAAATATGAGCCGAAGAACTATGATGGAGAAGAACACGGCCCGGTTCATTTACGAGAAGCATTAGGATCATCACTTAATATTCCGGCGGTGAAGTTGTTGGCCTTGGTTGGAGTTAAAGATAACCTGGAGATGGCTTACAAGATGGGTTTTAGTACCCTGGAACCTAGTAAGGAGAACTTAAGTCGGTTAGGACTGTCCATGACTTTAGGTGGTGGTGAGGTTAGGTTAATTGAAATGGCCTCTGCTTATGCCAGTTTTGCTAATGGAGGTAATCGGGTTGAGCCGGTGAGTATCTTAAAAGTAGAGGATAGAAATGGAAAGGTATTGTTTGAACACAAAGCTCCTGGTAAAAAACAGGTAATGGATGAGAAGGTAGCATTCTTAATTAACAATGTTTTGAGTGATAATAATGCTCGCTTGATCACTTTTGGAGCAAACAGCTTGATTAATATTAGAGGGGCAAACGTAGCGGTTAAGACGGGAACAACCAATGACATGAGGGATAACTGGGCAGTGGGATGGACCAAAAAGGTAGTGGTAGGTGTGTGGGTGGGAAATAATGATAACTCGCCGATGAAGGCGGTGGCTTCTGGCGTGTCTGGAGCCTCACCAATCTGGAGGAGACAGATGCTTGAGGTGATTGACCTTTACGGTGATCCTCCTTTTGACCCCCCAAGCGGTGTGGAGCAGGTTAGTTTGGATAGGATTTCTGGCTATCCGGCGCATGATAACTTTGATAGCTATACAGACTGGGCAATTAAGGGAACGCTGCCGACAACGGAGGACCCGATTCATGTAATGTTGCCGGTATGTCCGGGGCAGCCTGATAAGTTGGCGACGGAGGTGATGGTGGGGCAGAATAACTTTGATCGCAAGGAGTTTATTATCCTTAAAGAAAGCGATCCGTTAACTGGAGATAACCTGTGGCAGAAGGCCATTGATCGATGGGTGGCAGCACAGGGTGATACTAGATATCATCCGCCAACCGAGTACTGTGGTCAGGTCGAGGGTTTGCATGTGACGATTAGTGAGCCTGGAAATGAGAGTAAATATGACAGTAATGAGGTGACGATTAAGGCGAAAGTGTTTTCAAATGAGCGAATCGAGTGGGTAGATCTGTATTTAAACGGAAATAAAGAATGGCGGTGGGAAGAGGGTCCGTATGAAAAAACTTTTACCCTTGAGCAAGGGGTATATGATTTGAGAATTCACGCTAGGAACTCGGCCGGAATCCAGAATGAGGCCAATGTTGTGTTTGGAGTTAAGGTAGATCCTAAAGAGGAGAATGAAGAAGCAGAACCGACGCCAAGCTTGACAGTGGTTCCATC
- the recG gene encoding ATP-dependent DNA helicase RecG encodes MRLNHSVANLPGVGPAYQKRLQKLNINTISDLINHFPSRYLDYSHTTPINKLEPDQEVCLKATLVSLTSVRLPNRKTLQKATVTDSTGSLQLTWFNQPYLTNSLIPKQQYYFTGQVDQFRNQLILNSPDFEPIKKKQLHTNRIIPLYPLTAGISHKWLRHKISLVLSSLTIKEIFPSSLKSRLPIDLNSAYHQVHFPDTQKQLESAQKRLSLNDLIGIYLKSALTQLDWQQRSATPITTTPSLHNQLLKKLDFDLTPDQQQAINDVFTDLKQTIPMNRLLQGDVGSGKTIVAVSAALQVVKQGFQTLVLAPTQVLAEQHYQSFSQLLKPFSIKPLLVTGQSKKKLPTAPLVIGTHALLHRPELIQNQKLGLVVIDEQHRFGVLQRSSFFNSVSTPHLLTMSATPIPRTIALSLYGHLTISNINTLPKNRKPIKTKVVSEIKRPQAYQWIKQQITTRKTQAFFICPLIEDSSSESLKTVKAATSEYQRLQQVFPDLKIALLHGKMKPEQKNTILKEFKSKKYDILVSTPVIEVGIDIPNANIMVIEGAQRFGLSQLHQLRGRVGRGEHQSFCLLFSSEISTTSLHRLKLMEKYQRGLTLAKLDLQLRGAGEIFGTAQSGHLDTQFPQFWNADLNKQAKQIAQQLVLLPKPQPQQLLVSLNPNLAKTTSPN; translated from the coding sequence ATGCGGCTTAATCACTCTGTTGCCAATCTGCCCGGAGTCGGTCCAGCTTATCAAAAACGACTCCAAAAACTTAATATCAACACTATTTCTGACCTCATCAACCACTTCCCTTCCCGTTATCTTGATTACTCACACACCACCCCCATCAACAAACTCGAACCAGACCAAGAAGTCTGCCTTAAAGCCACCCTTGTCTCACTAACTTCTGTTAGACTTCCTAATCGAAAAACACTCCAAAAAGCCACTGTTACTGACTCAACTGGATCGCTTCAACTAACCTGGTTTAACCAACCATATCTTACTAACTCTCTTATTCCCAAACAGCAATACTATTTCACCGGCCAAGTTGATCAATTCAGAAATCAACTAATCCTCAACTCACCAGACTTCGAACCAATTAAAAAGAAACAACTCCATACCAACCGCATCATTCCTCTCTACCCACTTACCGCCGGTATCTCCCATAAATGGCTCCGTCACAAAATCAGTCTAGTCCTCTCATCGCTCACCATCAAAGAGATTTTTCCCTCTTCTCTTAAATCAAGGCTACCCATCGACCTTAACTCCGCCTACCATCAAGTCCACTTTCCAGACACTCAAAAGCAACTTGAGTCGGCTCAAAAACGCCTAAGCCTTAATGATCTAATCGGTATCTATCTTAAATCCGCTCTCACTCAACTAGACTGGCAGCAACGATCTGCCACTCCCATAACCACCACCCCATCACTTCATAACCAGCTACTCAAAAAACTAGATTTCGATCTAACTCCAGACCAACAACAAGCCATCAACGATGTATTCACAGACCTTAAACAAACCATCCCCATGAACCGGCTTCTCCAAGGCGATGTTGGCTCAGGCAAAACCATTGTCGCCGTCTCGGCTGCTCTACAAGTAGTGAAACAAGGCTTTCAAACCCTTGTTCTTGCCCCCACTCAAGTCCTAGCAGAACAACACTACCAATCCTTCTCCCAACTGCTTAAACCCTTTTCTATCAAGCCACTACTTGTCACTGGACAATCTAAAAAGAAGTTACCCACCGCCCCCCTGGTCATCGGCACACACGCCTTATTACACCGACCAGAGCTTATCCAAAATCAAAAACTTGGTCTAGTTGTCATCGACGAACAACATCGCTTTGGTGTTCTTCAACGCTCATCCTTCTTTAACTCTGTCTCGACACCCCACCTTCTTACCATGAGCGCTACTCCAATTCCACGAACTATCGCTCTATCTCTATATGGCCACCTTACAATCAGCAACATCAACACTCTTCCCAAGAATCGCAAACCCATCAAAACCAAGGTTGTCTCAGAGATCAAACGGCCACAAGCATATCAATGGATCAAGCAGCAAATTACTACCAGGAAAACCCAAGCCTTCTTCATTTGTCCCCTAATTGAGGACTCATCCAGCGAAAGTCTTAAAACGGTTAAGGCAGCCACCAGTGAGTATCAACGCCTCCAACAGGTCTTTCCCGATCTCAAAATTGCCCTTCTACATGGAAAAATGAAGCCCGAACAGAAAAACACGATCCTTAAAGAGTTTAAATCTAAAAAGTACGACATTCTAGTCAGCACCCCTGTCATCGAGGTTGGCATAGACATACCCAACGCCAATATTATGGTGATCGAAGGGGCTCAACGCTTCGGATTATCTCAACTCCACCAACTCAGAGGTCGAGTCGGTAGGGGAGAGCACCAATCTTTTTGCCTTCTCTTTAGCTCTGAAATATCAACCACCTCGCTTCACCGTCTAAAACTTATGGAAAAGTACCAACGTGGTCTAACTCTAGCCAAACTTGACCTCCAATTAAGGGGGGCAGGGGAGATCTTTGGTACCGCCCAAAGCGGACACCTAGACACTCAATTCCCTCAGTTTTGGAACGCAGATCTTAACAAGCAAGCTAAGCAAATTGCCCAGCAACTAGTTTTATTACCCAAACCACAACCTCAACAACTTCTTGTCTCTCTAAACCCGAATCTTGCAAAAACAACCTCACCCAACTAA
- the nusB gene encoding transcription antitermination factor NusB, translating into MKTAHDPRHLRRIKAVKALFSYTFHPEQETSSKLAQKVASQQDNIDQIITQCAPEWPLSQINRIDLSVLRLAIYEMLNKKDTPPKVIIDEAIEIGKRYGSQSSGSFINGVLASALKATNRDQDIDQSSNSEKLSDESTQDHDEPQS; encoded by the coding sequence TTGAAGACTGCTCACGATCCTCGCCACCTACGCCGCATCAAAGCTGTCAAGGCTTTATTCTCTTATACCTTCCACCCAGAACAAGAAACCTCATCCAAACTTGCTCAAAAGGTCGCTTCCCAACAAGACAACATTGATCAAATCATCACCCAGTGTGCCCCTGAATGGCCTCTTTCCCAAATCAACCGTATCGACCTGTCTGTTCTTCGCCTCGCTATTTACGAAATGTTAAACAAGAAAGACACTCCACCCAAAGTTATCATTGACGAAGCCATTGAAATCGGTAAACGCTATGGCAGTCAATCATCTGGCAGCTTTATCAACGGAGTTCTGGCCAGTGCTCTTAAAGCCACCAACAGAGATCAAGATATCGATCAATCTTCCAACTCGGAAAAATTATCCGATGAATCAACTCAAGACCATGACGAACCCCAATCTTAA
- the rnc gene encoding ribonuclease III: MNQLKTMTNPNLNQLQSSLGHHYQDIQLLKTALSHRSYLNESNQSVSNERLEFLGDAVLELVISEYLYLQKPDEPEGTLTAARSAIVRTESLAKVATQLNLGEYLFMSKGEEKSGGRHNISLLANTTEAIIGSIYLDGGLQSAQDFIHRHILPLAENILDSDNLKDPKSLLQEKVQELGFTSPVYTTDSETGPDHNKTFTVTVSVNHQPLATGKGKNKQAAQQDAARQALNNTQRLAPKT, from the coding sequence ATGAATCAACTCAAGACCATGACGAACCCCAATCTTAACCAACTCCAAAGCTCACTTGGTCATCACTACCAAGATATACAACTTCTTAAAACCGCACTTAGTCACCGTTCGTACCTAAACGAATCCAACCAGTCAGTTTCTAACGAAAGGCTAGAGTTTCTCGGCGACGCTGTTCTAGAACTTGTTATCTCAGAGTACCTATACCTTCAAAAACCTGACGAACCGGAAGGCACTCTTACTGCTGCTCGCTCTGCCATCGTTCGTACTGAATCTCTAGCCAAGGTGGCCACTCAACTAAATTTAGGTGAGTATCTTTTTATGAGCAAAGGCGAAGAGAAGTCTGGTGGCCGCCACAACATCTCCTTACTTGCCAATACCACCGAAGCCATCATCGGCTCTATCTACCTTGATGGGGGATTACAGTCAGCCCAAGACTTCATCCACCGCCACATTCTACCTTTAGCTGAAAATATTCTTGACAGCGATAACCTCAAAGATCCCAAGAGCTTACTTCAAGAAAAGGTTCAGGAGTTAGGCTTCACCTCACCAGTCTACACCACTGATAGTGAAACTGGTCCAGATCATAATAAGACCTTTACTGTCACTGTCAGTGTTAACCATCAGCCTCTTGCTACCGGCAAGGGTAAAAACAAGCAAGCCGCCCAACAAGACGCCGCCCGTCAAGCTCTCAACAATACTCAACGTCTTGCTCCAAAAACGTAA
- the rpsP gene encoding 30S ribosomal protein S16, whose translation MLKIKLSRTGKRNQPYYRVVVAEKRSKLTGQYIDLLGNYDPNDPKNKLTIDKKRYADWITKGAKPTDTVRQLVAKQK comes from the coding sequence GTGCTAAAAATAAAACTTTCCCGTACCGGCAAACGCAATCAACCTTACTACCGAGTAGTTGTGGCCGAAAAACGATCCAAGCTAACTGGTCAATACATTGACCTTCTTGGTAACTATGATCCCAATGACCCTAAAAATAAATTAACAATTGATAAAAAACGCTACGCCGACTGGATCACCAAAGGTGCCAAACCCACCGACACTGTCCGTCAATTAGTAGCCAAACAAAAATGA
- a CDS encoding KH domain-containing protein: MKQLLEYIIPNIVNHPEEVKIEETNQDGLVNVTIQTHPEDVGRVIGKSGKVIKSIRQIARIIAIKQGVRVNIDVLDSGDKPVNTSEETASDLNQEDEFTTPDIPETQPEETTSTQESTPEEGIDLQTE, from the coding sequence ATGAAACAACTCCTTGAGTACATCATCCCAAATATTGTTAATCATCCCGAAGAAGTCAAAATCGAAGAGACCAATCAAGACGGTCTCGTCAATGTCACCATCCAGACCCATCCAGAAGATGTCGGACGCGTTATTGGTAAAAGCGGTAAAGTCATCAAATCAATTCGTCAGATTGCCCGAATCATTGCTATTAAGCAAGGTGTCAGAGTCAACATCGATGTCCTCGATAGTGGTGACAAACCAGTCAACACCTCAGAAGAAACCGCTTCAGATTTAAATCAGGAAGACGAGTTTACTACCCCAGATATCCCTGAAACTCAACCAGAAGAAACCACATCTACTCAAGAATCTACTCCTGAAGAGGGTATCGACCTTCAAACTGAATAA
- the pilM gene encoding type IV pilus assembly protein PilM, which translates to MPARLGIDLGSSSIKLAKVNGKKVEVLGMISNPVGKVMVETEKERDALAEVIKRMVVEYKISERRFRIVVPESVVYSRVINLPVLSDAELSSAIRWEAEQYIPVPLDEVELSWEVVDRPVKRTGGEKMRVYLAAADKKLVNGLMEVFAEIGLEPERIEPELVTTSRAIALERKLTGATMVAIMGATGMGIGVFENDQLLFVYKFGSGGVALTRSITASLQLTLQQAEEYKRTYGVQSNVLEGKLLLAMKPVLDGVIGEMKRAVSYYTQSFPGGQMARVIIAGGVALTPGLVQWMTAQLGVEVAIGNPFEGLEVTGDQSKLGAVYAPVIGATARG; encoded by the coding sequence ATGCCTGCTCGTTTGGGAATTGATCTAGGGAGTTCTAGTATTAAGTTAGCTAAGGTTAACGGGAAAAAAGTTGAGGTTCTGGGAATGATTAGCAACCCGGTGGGTAAGGTAATGGTGGAGACAGAGAAGGAGAGAGATGCTTTGGCTGAGGTAATTAAACGGATGGTGGTTGAGTATAAGATTAGTGAGAGGCGTTTTAGGATTGTAGTACCAGAAAGTGTGGTTTATTCGAGAGTAATAAATTTACCAGTGTTGTCGGACGCAGAGTTGTCGAGTGCGATCAGGTGGGAGGCAGAACAGTATATTCCAGTACCTCTTGATGAGGTTGAGCTGTCTTGGGAAGTGGTTGATCGGCCAGTTAAGAGGACGGGGGGAGAAAAAATGAGGGTTTATTTAGCGGCCGCAGATAAAAAGTTAGTCAATGGTTTAATGGAGGTGTTTGCAGAGATTGGTTTGGAGCCGGAGCGGATTGAACCGGAACTAGTGACGACCTCACGGGCGATAGCATTGGAGAGAAAGCTAACAGGGGCGACCATGGTAGCTATTATGGGAGCGACTGGAATGGGAATTGGAGTTTTTGAAAACGATCAACTTTTGTTTGTATATAAGTTTGGTTCGGGAGGAGTAGCTTTGACCAGGTCGATCACAGCAAGTTTGCAGTTAACACTGCAGCAGGCTGAGGAGTACAAGAGAACGTATGGAGTACAGAGTAATGTTTTGGAGGGTAAGTTACTCTTGGCGATGAAGCCAGTGCTTGATGGTGTAATTGGTGAGATGAAGCGAGCGGTAAGTTATTATACTCAGAGTTTTCCAGGTGGGCAGATGGCTAGGGTTATTATTGCTGGAGGTGTGGCATTGACTCCCGGATTGGTTCAGTGGATGACGGCCCAGTTGGGTGTTGAGGTAGCTATTGGTAACCCATTTGAGGGTTTAGAGGTAACAGGTGATCAATCAAAATTAGGGGCAGTATATGCGCCGGTAATTGGGGCAACGGCTCGAGGATAG
- a CDS encoding PilW family protein — MMKRNGHKIKGFTLMELMVTVGILGMIIVTIMGMFFRSFRGGTKADTIMTLDQNAQMSLSILERFVRNAQSVSVGGGDCPATSDSLTVESWDGRSTVFSLDNGQLASNGAVISGEAVVISDLVFECVRSQGIPDQVTVRFNAVRTDAGGGAETEASYESVINLRNY; from the coding sequence ATGATGAAAAGAAATGGTCATAAGATAAAAGGATTTACGTTAATGGAGTTAATGGTGACAGTAGGGATTTTGGGGATGATTATTGTGACGATTATGGGGATGTTTTTTAGGTCATTTAGGGGTGGAACTAAGGCGGATACGATTATGACTCTAGATCAGAATGCTCAGATGAGTTTGTCTATCTTAGAAAGATTTGTTAGGAATGCACAATCGGTTAGTGTTGGTGGTGGAGATTGTCCGGCTACAAGCGATAGTTTGACGGTGGAGAGTTGGGATGGCAGGTCCACTGTTTTTTCATTGGATAACGGCCAATTGGCATCTAATGGGGCGGTTATAAGTGGAGAGGCGGTGGTGATCTCTGACTTGGTTTTTGAGTGTGTCAGGTCGCAGGGAATTCCGGATCAGGTGACGGTTAGGTTTAATGCAGTAAGAACAGATGCCGGTGGAGGAGCTGAAACGGAGGCTAGTTATGAATCAGTGATTAATTTGAGGAACTATTGA
- a CDS encoding type II secretion system protein, whose amino-acid sequence MKSMINHNKKQGQSLVEIVVAIGVMGLVLTSMVMAVTIGIKTTRVAKERVEARHLIENRLEEARRERDTDPDGFFGLGNRTDPTEQVGTNPVYSLTTSYTEIVPGEQIEIEVEVTWVDGANDYAVSGSTYLSKWEVR is encoded by the coding sequence ATGAAAAGTATGATTAATCACAACAAGAAACAAGGGCAGTCATTGGTTGAGATTGTGGTAGCGATTGGAGTGATGGGTTTAGTGTTAACTAGTATGGTGATGGCAGTAACAATCGGAATCAAGACAACCAGAGTAGCCAAGGAAAGGGTGGAAGCAAGGCACTTGATTGAAAATAGGTTGGAAGAGGCAAGAAGAGAGCGCGACACTGATCCTGACGGTTTTTTTGGATTGGGAAACCGGACTGATCCGACCGAACAGGTCGGAACTAATCCGGTGTACAGCTTGACAACCTCGTATACCGAGATTGTTCCTGGGGAGCAGATTGAGATTGAGGTTGAGGTAACATGGGTAGATGGAGCAAATGATTATGCGGTGTCGGGGAGTACTTATTTAAGTAAGTGGGAGGTAAGATGA
- a CDS encoding pilus assembly FimT family protein: MIGRRVGIAGFTMVELVVAVGIIALLSGMGMAVFLDFRDKRVGIADMKVVEQTLREAQRKALAGERPVECGSFPLSGYQVVVESDAVVMSAVCLGAVPPETRVEMNDVTLSSTLGTIVFGSVKGGATAATITVCVPEINYHYQVEVGSAGSIEVSDELPGGC, from the coding sequence ATGATAGGTCGAAGAGTTGGTATAGCTGGTTTTACAATGGTGGAGTTGGTTGTGGCGGTGGGGATAATTGCTTTGTTGTCGGGTATGGGGATGGCGGTTTTTTTAGATTTTAGAGATAAGCGAGTGGGAATTGCGGATATGAAGGTAGTTGAGCAGACATTACGTGAGGCACAAAGAAAGGCGTTGGCGGGTGAGAGGCCGGTTGAGTGCGGTAGTTTTCCATTAAGTGGTTATCAGGTAGTTGTTGAGAGTGATGCGGTGGTGATGTCGGCTGTTTGTTTGGGGGCAGTTCCTCCAGAAACCAGGGTTGAGATGAATGATGTGACGTTAAGTAGTACTTTAGGGACGATTGTTTTTGGTTCGGTAAAAGGTGGAGCAACGGCGGCGACAATTACGGTATGTGTGCCTGAGATAAACTATCATTATCAAGTTGAGGTTGGGAGTGCTGGCTCGATTGAGGTGAGCGACGAGTTACCCGGAGGTTGTTGA
- a CDS encoding type II secretion system protein, protein MRIKEAGFTFVELLVVITIIAVISGIAMASFSSTNANARDSKRKGDLEQIRAALEICRAESGAYPASLGTAIVCDGQTYLDPVPTDPKDGQTGFGYSYTYVSPTQYTLCATTMEGSGETSPYCLNNP, encoded by the coding sequence ATGAGAATAAAGGAAGCAGGTTTTACTTTTGTTGAGTTGTTGGTGGTTATTACGATTATTGCAGTTATCTCAGGCATTGCGATGGCTAGTTTCTCATCAACAAATGCAAATGCCAGAGACAGTAAACGTAAAGGTGACTTGGAACAGATAAGGGCAGCTTTGGAGATATGTCGAGCTGAAAGTGGGGCGTATCCAGCTTCTTTGGGTACCGCAATTGTTTGTGATGGACAAACTTATCTTGACCCGGTGCCAACTGATCCAAAGGATGGTCAGACGGGTTTTGGATATAGTTATACATACGTGTCCCCTACCCAGTACACCTTGTGTGCTACAACTATGGAGGGAAGTGGTGAGACCAGTCCATATTGCTTGAATAATCCATGA
- a CDS encoding type II secretion system protein, which yields MKDRKGFTLLELLVVIGIIGILVAIGTVSYSSAQNRSRDSRRRQDLEAIANALEAYYADNAVAKYSYPSAADCTGYEDYLSAGIPTDPKWGFEYTDPTGNTRSGGSGAFCAATEYCICVEMEAAGGGNAYGRSGTDCTWTGTGDKNYFCVQNKQ from the coding sequence ATGAAAGATAGAAAAGGTTTTACATTGCTTGAGCTGTTGGTTGTGATTGGTATTATTGGAATCTTGGTGGCTATTGGAACGGTTTCTTATAGTTCGGCACAGAATCGGAGTCGCGATTCGAGGCGAAGACAAGATCTGGAGGCGATTGCTAATGCTTTGGAAGCCTATTACGCAGACAATGCGGTAGCGAAGTATTCATACCCGAGCGCGGCGGATTGTACTGGTTATGAGGATTATTTATCAGCCGGGATACCAACTGATCCCAAGTGGGGTTTTGAGTACACTGATCCGACTGGTAACACGAGGAGTGGTGGATCAGGGGCATTCTGTGCGGCAACTGAGTACTGTATTTGTGTGGAGATGGAGGCAGCTGGGGGTGGTAATGCATATGGTCGATCAGGAACTGATTGTACCTGGACTGGAACGGGAGATAAGAATTATTTCTGTGTACAAAACAAACAATGA
- a CDS encoding type II secretion system protein: MLNKNNEKGFTLIELLVVVGIIGILTALVTVNLQGARERARDAQRKGDLDQVQKALELYKNDQNPQTYPSRIDYQTVIVSGGYMKEFPIDPTHRQVDEWPDYWYYADLAVDPLEYFLIACLENAADPDADKNKPGGSNNSSVCTNGYSYTLTEP, encoded by the coding sequence ATGCTAAACAAGAATAACGAAAAAGGTTTTACGTTGATTGAGTTGTTGGTGGTGGTGGGGATAATCGGCATTTTAACGGCTTTGGTGACGGTAAACTTGCAAGGGGCCAGGGAGAGGGCAAGAGATGCTCAGAGAAAGGGTGATTTGGATCAAGTGCAGAAAGCCTTGGAGTTGTATAAGAATGATCAAAATCCTCAGACGTATCCATCAAGAATTGATTATCAAACTGTCATTGTAAGCGGAGGGTACATGAAGGAGTTTCCAATTGACCCAACACATAGACAGGTTGATGAGTGGCCAGATTATTGGTATTACGCCGACTTAGCAGTTGATCCATTGGAATATTTTTTGATTGCCTGTCTTGAAAACGCAGCTGATCCTGATGCTGACAAGAATAAGCCAGGTGGATCAAATAACTCTTCGGTGTGTACTAATGGATATAGTTATACTTTAACTGAGCCATAA